One genomic region from Equus asinus isolate D_3611 breed Donkey chromosome 8, EquAss-T2T_v2, whole genome shotgun sequence encodes:
- the LOC139046068 gene encoding putative olfactory receptor 2B8 yields MEQRNGSSFTGFVLLACSDRPQLELVLFVVLLIFYIFTLLGNTTIIALSHLDPHLHTPMYFFLSNLSFLDLCYTTSIIPQLLVNLSGADKCVSFAGCVVQLYISLGLGCTECILLGVMAFDRYVAVCRPLHYTVIMPPRLCALMASASWFIGFANSLLQTVLIFLLPLCGRNKLDHFLCEIPALLKLACVDTTMNESELFFASVIILLIPVALIILSDGGIVRAISRIKSAAGQRKAFGTCGSHLTVVTLFYGTAIYAYLQPSNNYSQDQGKFIALFYTIVTPMINPLIYTVRNKDVKGAMRKVLWKDYDSR; encoded by the coding sequence ATGGAACAGAGAAATGGAAGTTCTTTCACTGGCTTTGTCCTGCTGGCTTGCTCTGACAGGCCTCAACTGGAGCTAGTCCTCTTTGTGGTTCTTTTGATCTTCTATATCTTCACTTTGCTGGGAAACACAACCATCATCGCATTGTCCCACCTGGACCCACATCTTCACacccctatgtactttttcctctccaacctcagcttTCTGGACCTGTGTTACACTACCAGCATTATTCCGCAGCTCCTGGTCAATCTCAGTGGAGCTGACAAGtgtgtctcctttgctggttgtGTAGTTCAGCTGTACATCTCTCTAGGATTGGGATGCACCGAATGCATTCTCTTAGGAGTTATGGCATTTGACCGTTATGTAGCTGTTTGCAGGCCCCTTCATTACACAGTAATCATGCCTCCCCGTCTCTGTGCCCTGATGGCTTCTGCTTCATGGTTTATTGGTTTTGCCAACTCCTTATTGCAGACAGTCCTCATCTTCCTTTTACCACTTTGTGGGAGGAATAAACTAGACCACTTCCTTTGTGAGATTCCTGCATTGCTCAAACTTGCCTGTGTTGACACCACTATGAATGAGTCTGAGCTCTTCTTTGCCAGTGTTATCATTCTTCTCATACCTGTTGCATTAATTATCCTCTCCGATGGTGGGATTGTCAGGGCCATCTCAAGAATAAAGTCTGCAGCAgggcagagaaaagcatttgggACATGTGGATCCCACCTCACAGTGGTCACTCTGTTCTATGGCACAGCCATCTATGCTTATCTCCAGCCCAGCAACAACTACTCTCAGGATCAGGGCAAGTTCATAGCTCTCTTCTACACCATCGTTACTCCCATGATCAACCCCCTCATATATACAGTGCGGAATAAGGATGTGAAGGGAGCAATGAGGAAGGTGCTTTGGAAGGACTATGACTCCAGATAA